TGTGCAAAGTGTGTTGGGTCCCGTGTCAATGGGAATGTTCTGATGTGATGACTATGACTATGATTATATTGTTAATATCCATTATTTCTGAACTAGAGGAGGCCAGGGTTTGGCAGAATGGTGGGGCACTAGGTACCAACTAATCAGGCAAGCACATTCCTGAGCGGCGAGGAGGACAATCAACACTCTGATCTCTGCAGTAACTGCAAACATTCAGTCCTAATAGATAGCTCAGAAAGAGACTGACCCTTGTGCACATGAACGGGATATGGGGGATTATCAAACAGACAGAAGGCCAAGAGGGTAGCAACACATGGAACAACATGCATCTTGTTTGTGTCAATGTATGACAGGAGAAGGCACAGAAGGGGCATGTTGATGCTGGCTGAGCTGCTACCTTTATTGCATTGGGAGAAGTCTCACTATACCTGTGCCTGAGGAGCTGGGACACTAGCATCCTGCTCCTTTCACAATAAACAACTGAGCACCGTAGCCTCCAAATGGAGTCTGGGTCTTTCTTTAGTGACAACCCTGAGGTGTGCTACATGGGCAAGCCGCACACTCTGCCAGTGCCACTGGCATCAGAGCTCCAGAAAAGGGTGCCCCTGAACAGCCGTAACGAGATTCTGTGCTGCTAGCAGCAATTCATATGGCACCGCAGTTGCTATGGGAAGCAAaattatcaatcacagcagcacctgggaactctgGTGTGAATCAAGACCCCACTGTGCTATCGGGGTGCTCATATGGAGCTAAACATCTCCCTTCTTTAGTGTAGGTATCCTTCCCCCACTCTATGAAATGGAGACACACTATAATAGTTACTGCAGAGAGAGAAGACTGCACACAAAGTCTAAGGAACTTGATCAAGGTTACACAGAAAGTCTGTGACAAGGGCAGAGAACTGAACATAGGTCTCCTGAGCATGAAGCTAAACATTCCcacaggaagaaaaagtcccTACCCAAAGATATTTCACTCTAAAAAAACAAGACTGATGATGTGATTATCTCCATTGCACACAGAGGCAAGTGAgtcccagagagaatgaagctgaCCTTTTAAGGAAACCCAgcctgtgcctgaaatgcaaggaCAGCTCTGCTCACATTtctctactacagagctaccCCTGAGAAAACActcacagagtatgtctacattagacccctagatcgatctagggaggctaatgagggtgaccggaattgcaaatcaagcccaggatttaaatatcccaggcttgatttgcatgtccctggccggtcgccatttaagaaattgactagcccgaagtaactgcccatgtctacatgtGGCACTGAAATGggcttctgatttaaagcccctaaatcgaattaggtggcaaacctcattgcaggaggaataccacctaattcgatttaggacTTTAAATCTgaagcccgtttcactgccgcgtgtagacatgggcagttacttcgggctagtcaatttctaaaatggcaactggccgggaacatgcaaatcaagcgcgggatatttaaatctcgggcttgatttgcaattccggtcaccctcattagcttccctagatcgatctagggggctagtgtagacgtacccacagagcgTGAACTACCTCATCCATTGTCCCTCAGCTtcagcacccagcccctcccactggcaaAAACCAGCATGTCAGAGATTAGCAacaggcagggaaggactctgggaactgcaccctccttccagaggctCAGCCCACTGCCACAAGGGGACCCCGCCAGCACtaacagcagccagacccagaactctggtacctgccattcctgcctgagcccttctACTCACACCTCCGGCCAAAGCACAACAAGGGCAAGATGGTGGGAAGCACATGGAGACCTTGGTTGTGGGAAAAGCAGCACTATTGTTGTGTCCCCAAACCTGCTTCTCCTGAAAGTGggagccaggattactggggctGATACTCCTGAcactggggggcagaggacaTTGTGGGGCAGAGGACATTGTGGGGCCtcaaccaaacccaacccaactTCTGATACccgaggggacaggaatccttacccagccagctcacagactcataattctcctgcatcacatcccagtagagggttctctggcccgggtccagcagagcccattcctcctcagagaaatacacagccacttCCTCGAACCTCACTGGCtccgccacagccatttcctgtccctggttctgcaggccaggggctgagctgggggaagacatgggtgttctgcagcctggcaggagaAGAGCCTGATTGGAATGTATTGTAACATTAGATGAAGCACACAGGGAATATGGGACCAAATTATGTGAGTAGAAGTACAAATAcacaagtaaaataaaaaatatttgtatatacAATAAAGTAAGAGAAAAGTAAAGTGGGTACTTTGGTGGCTGCAGGATGGGGAATTACTTATGGAAATACTGATTTTGATAATAAGTTTGTAAGTaacaaaattattttctaaagtatcttgGAGCTTTCACATTTAAACCCTGGCCTGTAGTGAACATTCAAGAAGCAAAATCTACCCAAGTGGCCAGCAATGTGAGAAAGAAGCAGGCTGAGGATTACCATATTTCCCTAAGTTggatactggacacctggtaaaatgactgatattagaacataagaatggcagtactggctcagaccaaaggtccatctagcccagtaggctgtctgtcaacagtggccagcaccaagtgccctggagggggtggaccgaagacaatgatcaagcaattttgtctaatgccatccatctccagcctctgacaaacagaggccagggataccattcctaccccctggctaatagccttttatggacctaacctccatgaatttatctagattctctttaaactctgttatagttctagccttcatagcctcttctggcaagtagttccacaggttgactatgtgctgtgtgaagaagaacttcctttcattagttttaaaactgctacccattaatttcatttggtgtcctcttgtccttaaattatgggaacaaatgaatAACTCTTCTttgttcaccctctccacaccacttatgtttttatatacctctatcatatcccccctcagtctcctcttttccaaattgaaaagtcccagttgctttagcctctcttcatatgggacctattctaaacccctaatcattttagttgcccttttcggaaccctttccaaggccaaaatatcttttttgaggtggagaccacatctgtacatagttctcaagatgtgggcacaccatagttttatacagggtgAGTAAGATATTCtggctgtctacacactggcgtgatcttgcgccaaagcggccgctcttgcacaaaaatttgctgcctgtctatgctggccatgtgttcttgagcaagtaaactgacgttctactgtataaaatcagggcttcttgcacaagaggccagtgtagacaggcaacatgaatttcttgcgcaagaaagccctgtggttaaaatggccatcagagctttcttgtgcaagagagcatctacactggcatggatgctcttgcgccaaagcacatgtcttgtgcaaaagcacatgccagtgtagatgctctcttctgaaagagtttttgcagaagaactcttctgcaaaagagttcttgcgtaagaagctgccagtgtgtcttattttctatccctttcttaataattcctaacattctatttgcctttttgaccacctcAGCACACTAtatagatgttttcagaaaactatccatgataactccaagatctctttcctgatttctcatagccaaattagctcccattATACTATATatacagttggggttattttttccaacatgcattactttacacttatccacattaaacttaatttgccattttgttgcccaatcacttagttttgtgagatctttttgaacttcttcacagtctgcttctgtcttgactatcttggaACAGTTTAATAATATTAACTAGTAACAGTTTAGTAATATTCAAGTGAGCTCAGCAGCAACCCATCAGAACTTAGCAGCACAaaggttcaaattaacatcaaatcCCTGTGAAGCATAATGACTGCGTAGCTGgagccttcttatctttaaggctttaggatTCAAAAGGGAAGGGGgacaccctcacacacacatgcttgGGTGTCTGACAAAGCTCACAtgtgatgttaaatattggttaattgaatagtcaagtaacctctaGAATTCTTATGAGTCACTCGACTATTCTCTAGTCCCtgggtgtggggccagcagccagtgtgttctagcctcactcctgaggagccccctgggactccacactgctgccactCCTATATATCAGTGTGACGGGGCGGCGGGGATCGCGAGCCCCAACCCCGCACTGGGGCGCCGCGGGAGACAGGCGCCGAGATGCCTGAGTGGCTTTGCCACGCTTGTTCGGCGGCGGCGGCCAGCGTAGGcgggagcagggcagcagggagctcaAGCCCCGACCCCGCACCCCACACCGGGGGTGCCGCGAGAAACTGCCATCCGGACGGCTCTAACGCGCCGGCCCAGCAGCGGCTGTCGGCGCAGGCAACTCCCTGACGGGCCACCCACGCGTCCCTGAGCAAGGGTGCCGGGTTTAAAAGCCAGGCGGCCGGGACACCAAAAGAGAGAGCGAGCTCCGGCAAGACGGCGAACAGACAACCCCCACGGACAGCAGCACGGTGGAAGGACCGACGGTGGACCCAGGACGGGAAACCGAGGGCCCTGTGGCCCAAGTGGGTAAGTCACCCTTGGTGCCCCGCTGAACCAGACTGAGCCATACGGACCCGAAAGGgtcggaggaagcagcccaggacggggtcGGAAACCCCGGGGACCGGTGTGTTGCGGCTGTAGCCCCCCCGGTCGGGCAGTGCGTCTCGGACGCGCTCCCTTAGGGTCCTGgactgggacctggagagggggcgggcccaggtccccctccaccCCGGTCGGTTACCGGGGGACTATTGAGGAGTGAGACAGTGGAGCAAGACGACCCCCCCATCCCcgcgagaggcagtgggggcgttagaatcagaggcagcagtgcagggtgccaggcaggacctGATCTGAgaggggagccaacttaaaaagCAGCTctcctcgtggaccagctgcctgtcaccctgtgctgctacctctgttaAAGTAGCACGGGGTGACAGCAGCCCGtttcctaacacactttaaacgCAGacacacagcaggggtaggtctcagatccatttcaagccaggacccgccggcctgctaaaaaatttactgtcaagtgtgtggggggggggggggaggaggaggagtatgttgtctatagcattaacctatacgtttttgcttaattggttaacagaCTAGACTATTACAACACCAGAACTGAATCTGGTGCTCTCCTCTGAGCCAGTCTGGCAAAGAGGGGGGACACTCTCTAGGGCAGCCACTGGACTCCACTCCCTacctgtgggcagggagctgggagcagggatcgggcagcagcaggactcaccagctctgatggggagggagacagaaaatatgggacaatttatCCGTTTTGAAGAACAAGCCAGGACCCTGCACCAGGCCTTTAACCCAGGACATCTTCTTACTAAATAGAGTGCTAGGAAGGAGGCAAAACAACAGCTCTCACAGGCAAACCCCAGCTGCTGAATCTCACCTCCTTAGGCAGTGTCCACTTCTCAAGTAGGAAACGGGCATCTTCTCCGGGCACTAGCCACCCACtcagagctgggaagggggtgCTGTCCCCTCCTGTATTTTTACAACCACTGCAAATGCTCCCCACCCTCAGGGATGTTTTTCTGGTTTTTCGGATCCTATTCTTAactctgctgcctgccccaattTTACCCTTTGGCTTCTCCCTTGGCCTTGCAGCCAGTTGTGGGATCTCCCTACCCACTCAGTCAGCTTGGTCCCTGCACAGACTTTGCCTCccctataaaaaaaaaattgggcgGGGGACCTTATGTGGGCAGGGTCattcaagtgagaagcaaaactgaacaaaccccaaaaaacctcactgatgtggcccgaCTCTCCACATTCACCACAGAGCAGGGCGGTCCAACCAAGTAGATTGTGTGTGGTGCAGACAGTGGCGGGGACGGGGTGTCCAGAAAGCCAGggcaggctccccaatactggaggGTTCCCTGAGCTTCAGAGGCCAGTTCCAGGCAGGGTGGGGCCATGTCCGACCCCTAGGCCGCGGGTTCCCGGCCCCTGCCTAACAGCGGGAGCCAGGCCGCTCGGAGCAGACGCCGAACAGGGAGTCTCCGGCCCTAGAGCCAGGCCGGGCCGCGGCGCGTTTCCAGGGGCTGCAGCTAAAACGTTTCGCCGCGTCCCGCCCCCACCAGGACCTGGTGCCCGTCAGACCCCGAGATCTCACGGCCGGTTTGCAAACACCGCACAAGGGTCCCCGTCACttccgctccccccgccccggcccgcaCGCACCAGGCTGCGGCGGCCCCAGCAGCTAGTCTCAAAGTACGCGCCTTAGGACTTGCCTTCTTGGAGCATGCGTATTAGCCGCAGCTGAGACAGCTGCCCTCACTCTACGCGCAGGCGCAAACGGGGGCGCGGGGAGTGGAACGCTGGCGTGCGCGGCTCGGGGCAGTttgattctctcccctccccccctttgccgGTTTTTCCTCGCCCGCCCCCACGTTCCTCCCTGCCCCtattcaggccccgcccaccccgtCGCGAGCCCGACTGCatcctgaggggggggggagtggcattACTCAACGCGCTGCTACTTCCGCTTCCGGGAAGCGCCGCGAagcgagggggtgggggagcagagcgaggtggggctgggcagtTAAATCGCTGAGGGGCTTCCTGACACCGGCCTGGGGTCAACGGCTCCAActgccgcgcggggggggggaaggggaacggGTGGGGCGGCCGCTGTAagggggctgcagagtgtgcggcggggaggggggatttggacGCAGGGTGAGGAGGGGCCCTGGCCTGAGGGGCGCAGAGacggggggtctggctggggcaggtggctgaggggcctagcgggggcagggggtgaacagggctttgggggcttttttgttttttttttaattctgttttttctATCCTTAGTGCCGGACCTGCCCCTCCATTGCTCAGCTCAGGAAAATGACACAGCACCTGTTCCTCAGCTCGGAgacagccatggctgcagagagctcCCTGGAAACTCTCTGGGAGGAAGCTCCACGTCCTGTCtctctggaggatttcacagcccctgtcactctggagtgtgggcacaatttctgccaAGCCCCCCATAGCCCTcagtgcagagacactgagcagcagggacccctccagCCTGTGGCACTAACCAAGCctctgagtttccaggcagcaaagaGATCAAGATGGGACAGGGTGCATGGGGAGCATCAGGAagctctgaagctgttctgtgcAGAGGCTGAAACTCCCATCTCTGTGGGGTTTGACAGACCCTGGGGTCACAGGATGGTGCCCatacaggaagctgcccaggagtacaaggtacagaatTGCTGTCCAGTGTAATGGGAAATAACATTGGGTTTTAACTGAAGGCTAACTTCACTGACTGTTACCTGGCATGACTCTTTAAAGTCTTCTTTGTGGCACAAgagatgctgtaaaaagtaaataCTTTGGCTTTGTGGAAACTTGCATCAAGTTTCTGCAGATACCCGGTGTGGGAAATGTTTATCTGAGGCTGTGAATCCTGAAACCCAGCTCTGACTGGTGATAGGAGGAGTTTTAACATAAGAGAAAGTGTTAACCATCAGAGATGTTTCGATCGGTATTTCTccaccagtggtatgagtatccttaggggagtgcttgagagaaatctggggggtacatcaacacaactgaaatttggagagagctgatttttttgttctgttttaagttttacatcgctttattatttttgtaattcttacacccaaaaatgtcatcacctgccctgctacaattaagttgtttaaacaaatgtgttgcaatggtagaaaaaaattgtctgaaaactgtaggtactgcggCTACCTTTTTTTGAGGAAGGGGTagtttattttggggggggggaaggttgggaatcactggtttAGCTCACAGGAACTGCAGGCGAGTCTCTGGGAGTGAGCTACCTTAGGACTGGAGAAAAGGAGGTTACAAGCTGGTACTGATTGGCTGAGAAGCAGTAGTAATCAGTCATTTGCCTTCTAGAACCACAATGGAATCAGGGCCCTGCACAATGCCCAGCAAGGGACAGTCCCTCGCCTGAGCAGGTCACAGTCTAGTTAGACAAATGGTGGGAAGGGAAAATGGGGCAGCAAGTTTCCTTATGGTCACCAATCACATCAGTGATAGAGTTTAGCCCATAACCCCGATCTCTCCAGGCTCAGTCCGAGGTGACACTAAACACTAAGCTACACTTCCTCATGCCTCTCCGCATCACTGAACAGTGATGAAGTGTGGAAAAGGCGCCTTGCTACAGGCCTCAGGCCCagcagggaggaggtttcccactgagatgctgaactcctgggctACTGTATGAGGGGTTACAGTTAGATGCGGCAGCCAGCACTAGAGGAGGTCACTGGGCAGGATGCTGTGGGGCCCCGAGCACCTTGAGTCCACCCATAGCAGGGCTCCGGGCAGTGTAGAGCCATGCGAGGCACCACTGAAATTTGACTGGgttgtagcaagagttcaaacaGGTTAACTGACGAGCAAATGCGTATTGGTGCCAGTTACTGGTTACACTCCCCACTGTATCTGGCAGTGCCTGCTTGCCCCAGCAACGAATGTCAGTCAAGCTGCTGGGAGTGCCCACCTGCCAGCAGTCTTGGTTGCCACCCCCGGCAGACCCCATgagagagccctgcccccagaagaGCCCACGTCTACTACTGATTTTGTTTGtcagctgattttaaaaaaactgtaaCTGATTAAATTGTAATCAGTTACTTagtatttttaaccctttttacttCCTTAATCCCCACCTGCAACATTCTTTATGAAGGGGCCACCACTGATCCGTTCCCCACCCTCACAGGTGTCCTGCTACATCCGCAGTCTACTCCTGACCCTTTTTCAATGGACAAAGCCATGTCCAGGGCCGAGTCCCTGCCGGACAGGGACAGAGCGCCACAATACTGGAACTATCTTAGAGGCAGATAAATGGGCTCCCAACATTTCATGGATTTACCCTGGTGTTTATTTccgtttcttcaggaaaaattgaaggcccatttgaagactctgagggaagagagagaaaagctgctgggaaggaaaacgacagcagaggggaaaaaccaggagtatctggtaggtgtcTGTGGTAATGAACTGGCAGGGGAGGGCTGTGTTCGGCGATAGACTCCTGTGTGGCCtggtgaggttgggcttgtttgtCTCTCTCCTGGATCATGGATTGCTGGGTTAGATctatgtgtagacaagccctgaggttCCATGTCAGTGGATGAGTTAATCTCCAGCTCTTGTGGCTTTCCCAGAAATCTTCCCCAAGGGAACTGAATGCGCTGACTGCTCACTTAGTGCATTaatatgtttgcttctttttccttCCTGGGTATCTGCTTTTTGGGTCTGAAATTCCAAGCGCCCATGAATAACACAACTTGCTGCCCATGACAGCCCTGGGgacatccctttcagagggaaACAGGGCCAAAGAAGATCCTGAGAGACACACCTCTGCCTAGTACCCAAAGGGCAGAGTCAAATAGCACGAATTTTAGGGTTTTCTAACAAGTTATCCCTGCTGTGTACTCCGCTCAACTTGAAAGGGTGCCGGGCTCTATCCATGTCCCTGACCagcccctttccctgttttcatacagaaatggacccaagccgagaggcagatgattgtggctgagtttcagcagctgcaacAGTTCCTGAAGGAACAAGAgcaactcctgctggcccagctgcagaagctggatgaggaggctaggaggctccagactgacactgttAGGAGACTCTCTGCACAGATTTCCCATCTCAGTGAGTGGATCGGTGAGCTGGAGGTGatgtgtcagaagccagcgagtgaattcctgcaggtgagactgagagAGAAATGTCCCAGCTCCCCACatagggaagggaggctcctgaattACATGTGCTGGGATCCAGCCATCCAATCTCGGTGTAACTCTGTGTGCAGTGctgactgttgtgctttgcagagttacaggcacagcgctattagagatggcaaagccccatttgtTCAGGGGATcttggggccagggcaggaccTCTCTT
This genomic window from Pelodiscus sinensis isolate JC-2024 chromosome 31, ASM4963464v1, whole genome shotgun sequence contains:
- the LOC106732722 gene encoding zinc finger protein 688-like; its protein translation is MSSPSSAPGLQNQGQEMAVAEPVRFEEVAVYFSEEEWALLDPGQRTLYWDVMQENYESVSWLGFPFSNAHVISRVELQVPDSQSCEEGEIISNTHRGDGMLTENHEKSL